In Tolypothrix sp. NIES-4075, the following proteins share a genomic window:
- a CDS encoding DUF4332 domain-containing protein: MSAKNQVKLSNTPIGDWSIEQLPGLSQEELAQLQNCGICTTKALFQQGNTLQSKVALANKLQVHLQYVNKWVALADLARIPSVGTQYCGLLLHAGIGSVAQLAETPTHRLHQQIMRLQVATMQRRDLCPAIELVQQWCQQAKTVMSYKL, encoded by the coding sequence ATGTCTGCAAAAAATCAAGTAAAGTTGAGCAACACGCCAATCGGCGATTGGTCGATTGAGCAATTGCCGGGATTAAGTCAGGAAGAACTAGCCCAACTGCAAAACTGCGGTATTTGTACCACAAAAGCGCTCTTTCAACAAGGAAATACTCTCCAATCTAAAGTGGCGCTGGCAAATAAATTACAAGTTCATCTTCAGTATGTAAATAAATGGGTAGCTTTGGCGGATTTGGCTCGGATTCCGAGTGTGGGGACGCAATATTGCGGATTATTGCTTCATGCGGGTATTGGTTCAGTAGCGCAGTTGGCTGAAACTCCCACTCACAGATTGCATCAACAAATTATGCGTTTGCAGGTAGCAACCATGCAGCGACGAGATTTATGTCCAGCAATTGAGTTAGTGCAACAATGGTGTCAACAAGCAAAAACAGTTATGAGTTATAAGTTATGA
- a CDS encoding TetR/AcrR family transcriptional regulator, translating to MRVFNSSPPAEAQTRSRILSAALRLFASQGFDGTTTRDLAQAAGVAEGTLFRHFPNKKAILIEVATNGWVEILTDLLTELSEMGSYKAVAQVMRRRMWNMHKNVDLMRVCFMEAQFHPDLRDRIQLEVIDKMSSVAEAFFQTAMDRGIYRQTNAKLVAKVFLGMFAVAGFSNNTLMEPDASPQEMKEMAEGLADIFLNGVLVKE from the coding sequence ATGCGAGTTTTTAATTCTTCCCCGCCAGCTGAAGCACAAACCCGTAGCCGCATTTTAAGCGCGGCACTGCGGTTATTTGCTTCACAGGGATTTGACGGTACGACTACCCGCGATTTAGCACAAGCAGCGGGTGTAGCTGAAGGTACTTTGTTTCGTCATTTTCCTAATAAAAAGGCGATTTTGATTGAGGTAGCAACTAACGGCTGGGTGGAGATTTTGACAGATTTGCTCACAGAATTGAGTGAAATGGGCAGTTATAAGGCTGTCGCGCAGGTGATGCGCCGGCGGATGTGGAATATGCACAAAAATGTCGATTTGATGCGAGTTTGTTTTATGGAAGCGCAGTTTCACCCAGATTTGCGCGATCGCATTCAATTAGAAGTGATTGATAAAATGAGCTCAGTTGCCGAAGCTTTCTTTCAAACCGCGATGGATAGAGGCATCTATCGCCAAACGAATGCTAAACTGGTTGCCAAAGTTTTTTTAGGAATGTTTGCCGTTGCAGGTTTTTCCAATAATACCTTGATGGAACCTGATGCCTCCCCGCAAGAAATGAAAGAAATGGCAGAAGGACTGGCTGATATATTCCTCAATGGTGTGTTGGTAAAAGAGTGA
- a CDS encoding M16 family metallopeptidase: MKQLSNFSPIVDFRFFSGSSLRIPIRRLVVTLILPIFFCWGLLPGIVFAKPSTPPPPTSIQPYLDRVIKELTEFRLDNGMKFIVLERHQAPVVSFLTYADVGGVDEPNGKTGVAHFLEHLAFKGTTFIGTKDYKTEKPLLDRLDQLASQIKTAKAAGKQDEIAKLSAEFKNVEAQAAKLVNQNELGRIVEQSGGVGLNANTSTEATRYFYSFPSNKLELWMSLESDRFLDPVFREFYKEKDVILEERRLRVENSPIGLMMEKFSDAAYKVHPYRRPVIGYDEDIRNLTREDVRKFFDTYYVPSNLTIAIVGDVKPNQVKQLAQTYFGRFQAKSKPQTQVPVEPPQKQTREVTLELRSQPWYLEGYHRPAITHPDNAVYDIIDSLLSSGRTSRLYKSLVEQQRLALGAQGFSGYPGDKYPNLMLFYVLTAPGHNVDEVAIALRKEIDSLKTQPVSPMELDRVKTQARAGLLRSLDSNMGMAQQLLEYEVKTGSWRNLFKQLDQIAAVTPADIQRVARESFTPENRTVGKLLSKK, translated from the coding sequence ATGAAGCAGCTTAGTAACTTCTCACCAATTGTAGATTTTAGATTTTTCTCAGGCTCAAGCTTGAGAATACCGATTCGTCGGCTAGTTGTAACCCTTATTTTGCCAATCTTTTTTTGTTGGGGGTTGTTACCTGGAATTGTTTTCGCTAAACCGTCAACTCCACCACCTCCAACTTCGATTCAACCTTATTTAGATCGAGTAATTAAGGAATTGACGGAGTTTCGCCTTGATAATGGTATGAAGTTCATCGTTTTAGAACGCCATCAAGCGCCTGTAGTTTCTTTTCTTACTTACGCTGATGTCGGTGGCGTGGATGAGCCAAATGGAAAAACAGGCGTGGCTCACTTTCTAGAGCATTTGGCATTCAAGGGAACAACGTTTATTGGTACAAAAGACTACAAAACTGAGAAACCTTTACTCGACCGTTTGGATCAGCTAGCTAGCCAAATTAAAACAGCGAAAGCTGCTGGTAAACAAGATGAGATTGCTAAGTTATCCGCTGAATTTAAAAATGTGGAAGCACAAGCGGCTAAACTAGTTAACCAGAATGAGTTAGGGCGAATTGTCGAACAGTCGGGAGGTGTTGGTTTAAATGCGAATACTTCCACAGAAGCGACTCGTTATTTTTACAGCTTTCCTTCTAACAAGTTGGAATTGTGGATGTCTCTAGAGTCTGACAGATTTCTCGATCCTGTATTTCGCGAGTTTTATAAAGAAAAAGATGTAATTTTAGAGGAGCGACGCCTGCGGGTGGAAAACTCGCCTATCGGCTTGATGATGGAGAAGTTTAGCGATGCTGCTTATAAAGTACATCCTTACAGGCGTCCGGTGATTGGTTATGACGAAGATATCCGCAACCTAACACGGGAAGATGTGCGTAAATTTTTTGATACGTACTATGTACCGAGCAATTTAACGATCGCCATTGTCGGAGATGTCAAACCAAATCAGGTGAAACAACTAGCGCAAACTTACTTTGGACGCTTTCAAGCTAAATCCAAACCACAAACGCAAGTCCCGGTGGAACCTCCTCAAAAGCAAACGCGGGAAGTTACTTTAGAACTACGTTCGCAACCTTGGTATTTAGAAGGTTATCACCGTCCGGCAATTACTCATCCAGATAATGCAGTTTATGACATTATTGACAGTTTGTTGAGTAGTGGACGCACGTCGCGGTTGTATAAGTCTTTGGTCGAACAACAACGTTTGGCGCTTGGTGCCCAAGGTTTCAGCGGATATCCGGGAGATAAGTATCCTAATTTGATGTTGTTCTATGTTCTCACGGCTCCGGGTCACAATGTTGATGAGGTGGCGATCGCTTTAAGAAAGGAAATTGACTCTTTGAAAACTCAGCCTGTTTCCCCGATGGAGTTGGATCGAGTGAAGACGCAAGCACGAGCGGGTTTGTTGCGATCGCTTGATTCTAATATGGGTATGGCGCAGCAATTGTTGGAATATGAGGTGAAAACTGGTTCTTGGCGCAATTTGTTTAAGCAGTTGGATCAAATTGCGGCTGTGACTCCTGCGGATATTCAACGGGTGGCGAGGGAAAGTTTTACACCGGAGAATCGCACTGTTGGTAAGTTGTTGTCGAAGAAGTAG
- a CDS encoding M16 family metallopeptidase, which yields MLCFTLLLLGMFDFAIAAPGAKPYTELRFAPLPEVKLPKYDRFVLQNGMVVYLIEDRELPLVSGSALVRTGDRFEPADKVGLADFTGEVMRTGGTRKHTPDQLNQMLEQRAASVETSIGETSAGAGFESLTEDLETVFGLFAQVLREPVFAADKLELAKTQERGSISRRNDDPDDIASREFGKLIYGKDSPYARTTEYATIDKISREDLSQFYQQYFYPNNMILGIVGDFDSKKMRELVQAKFGDWKANPNLPKLQLPAVKQAQTGGVFFVNQPQLTQSNILIGHLGGQFNSPDYPALGVLNEVLNGFGGRLFNEVRSRQGLAYSVSGYWSPRYDYPGLFIAGGQTRSDATVQFVKAMQTQIKRIQAEKVTPKELAFAKESTLNSFVFNFQDPTQTLSRLMRYEYYGYPADFLFRYQKAVAATTASDVQRVAQKYLKPENMVTLVVGNQTAINPPLTQLAAQVTAIDVTIPGSPQPQAQN from the coding sequence ATGCTTTGTTTTACCCTGTTGCTTTTGGGAATGTTTGATTTTGCAATTGCAGCGCCGGGAGCGAAGCCATATACTGAGTTGCGGTTTGCACCTTTACCTGAGGTGAAGTTGCCGAAGTACGATCGCTTTGTGCTGCAAAATGGTATGGTTGTATATTTGATCGAGGATCGCGAGCTGCCGTTGGTGAGTGGTAGTGCTTTGGTGCGTACTGGCGATCGCTTTGAACCGGCTGATAAGGTCGGTTTGGCTGACTTTACTGGTGAGGTGATGCGAACTGGAGGAACTCGCAAGCATACACCGGATCAGCTAAATCAGATGTTGGAACAACGGGCAGCTTCGGTGGAAACTAGTATTGGTGAGACTTCGGCTGGTGCTGGTTTTGAGTCGCTTACTGAAGATTTAGAAACGGTGTTTGGGCTGTTTGCCCAAGTGCTGCGAGAGCCGGTGTTTGCTGCTGATAAACTGGAGTTGGCGAAGACGCAGGAAAGAGGTAGTATTTCTCGACGCAATGACGATCCTGATGATATTGCCAGTAGGGAATTTGGTAAGTTGATTTATGGTAAGGATAGCCCTTATGCCAGAACGACGGAGTATGCAACGATAGATAAGATTTCGCGTGAGGATTTGAGTCAGTTTTATCAGCAATATTTTTACCCAAATAATATGATTTTGGGGATTGTGGGGGATTTTGACTCGAAGAAAATGCGCGAACTTGTTCAAGCTAAGTTTGGTGATTGGAAGGCTAATCCAAATTTGCCTAAACTTCAGTTACCTGCTGTGAAGCAAGCGCAAACAGGTGGGGTGTTTTTTGTCAATCAGCCACAACTGACTCAGAGTAACATTCTCATTGGGCATTTGGGCGGACAGTTCAATAGTCCCGATTATCCGGCGTTGGGTGTGTTGAATGAAGTGTTAAATGGATTTGGTGGACGCTTGTTTAATGAAGTGCGATCGCGTCAAGGTTTAGCTTATTCTGTATCCGGTTATTGGAGTCCCCGCTATGATTATCCTGGTTTATTTATTGCTGGGGGACAAACGCGATCCGATGCTACGGTACAGTTTGTCAAAGCCATGCAAACTCAAATCAAACGCATCCAAGCTGAAAAAGTCACTCCCAAAGAATTAGCTTTTGCTAAAGAGTCTACACTCAACTCGTTTGTTTTCAATTTTCAAGACCCCACACAAACATTATCACGCTTGATGCGATACGAATATTACGGCTACCCCGCTGATTTTCTGTTCCGCTATCAAAAAGCCGTAGCTGCAACTACAGCTTCGGATGTGCAACGAGTAGCGCAGAAATATCTCAAGCCAGAAAATATGGTGACACTGGTAGTGGGGAATCAAACTGCTATTAACCCTCCACTGACGCAGTTAGCAGCACAGGTGACAGCGATAGATGTAACAATTCCCGGTTCACCGCAACCACAAGCGCAGAATTAA
- a CDS encoding PEP-CTERM sorting domain-containing protein (PEP-CTERM proteins occur, often in large numbers, in the proteomes of bacteria that also encode an exosortase, a predicted intramembrane cysteine proteinase. The presence of a PEP-CTERM domain at a protein's C-terminus predicts cleavage within the sorting domain, followed by covalent anchoring to some some component of the (usually Gram-negative) cell surface. Many PEP-CTERM proteins exhibit an unusual sequence composition that includes large numbers of potential glycosylation sites. Expression of one such protein has been shown restore the ability of a bacterium to form floc, a type of biofilm.), with the protein MKQYKKFFKGILLLATPMVASSILATSPSQAATLAFSKGALNFTRFSQSPTATSTDVDTESLVIGIGSGMATAFADAEATFIVSPPTASNSSLSLALGKGRDYLALGNSQATVIGNFDVDANTNFSFDFLGNLTLATSIDNPPAENARAFGDIFFALFDTNNNSILDFFSVAGNLTTEGDDDFIAAQKSDNVTFINRGSNFNFGGKQEFIAASFGGSLQRYFPNQTNLTLIEVKRNRATVKAPEPSTSLALILCGGVVSVVWKRRRKPTAVLSFVRNS; encoded by the coding sequence ATGAAACAATACAAAAAATTTTTCAAGGGCATATTACTATTAGCTACGCCGATGGTAGCAAGTTCTATATTAGCAACCTCACCCAGTCAAGCTGCTACTCTTGCCTTTTCTAAAGGTGCATTAAACTTTACACGATTCAGTCAAAGTCCTACAGCAACTTCAACTGACGTTGACACAGAAAGCCTTGTTATTGGTATCGGTAGCGGTATGGCAACTGCATTTGCTGATGCCGAAGCAACTTTTATCGTTTCTCCACCAACAGCATCAAATTCATCTTTAAGCCTAGCTTTGGGTAAAGGTAGAGATTACTTAGCACTGGGAAACAGTCAAGCTACAGTTATAGGTAACTTCGATGTTGATGCAAATACAAATTTTTCTTTTGACTTTTTAGGTAATTTAACGCTGGCAACATCTATAGATAATCCTCCGGCAGAAAATGCTAGAGCATTTGGAGATATATTTTTCGCTTTATTCGACACTAATAATAATAGTATTTTAGACTTTTTTAGCGTTGCCGGTAATTTAACTACCGAAGGCGATGACGATTTTATTGCCGCTCAAAAAAGCGACAATGTTACCTTCATAAACCGAGGTAGCAATTTCAACTTTGGCGGCAAGCAAGAATTTATCGCCGCTTCTTTTGGAGGTTCTCTACAGCGTTATTTTCCTAACCAAACAAATCTAACTTTAATAGAAGTTAAGCGGAATCGGGCTACAGTAAAAGCACCAGAACCTTCAACTAGTCTAGCTTTAATCTTGTGTGGTGGCGTAGTTAGTGTTGTCTGGAAACGTAGACGGAAACCAACAGCCGTACTCTCGTTTGTCAGAAACAGCTGA
- a CDS encoding GNAT family N-acetyltransferase gives MQIDIIDNFETFKERRENWDSVYAVDSQAQFFLSWVWLSGWLQMVHEPWFILAAKPDTHDSSYVAFFPLKIVLEQQDGGGFYTQLYMAGNSVADYTGLICLPGYEQEVIPAFAAYIQQQLTWSSFNVQNILETDTRMSLFLRHFSRDTFEFSQHRIQNQGEDTDNYIAPYVSLADDWDQYLQNDVGSNTRQKIRRFLKKIESDEFHITHVDANNLESHIEILLKFWESKWRDKKGDKCDVIMNYVRAILRHCFENNCLYLRVLWKGDTPLGAIANFVDVHQKSMLFSITGRDETFKNPPPGLILHADAIRYAIQNGFKVYDFLKGNEEYKYSFGAKERRIQHIVAKYKDCQNRQLDVRIIPFALQLTLEKHRANRLTEAEQGYRQILETQSNHPEALYGLGVLMRQKGEYQKSENLLKSLLEIQPNSIKALFSLGNLYQAQGQLSKAIEAYNQVLALQPQAIAVYNNLGYALHQQGDVEDAIAYYQKALSLQPDCVEAEVNLANALYAQGKLSPDKQAHYAAMNNDLGFKCKQAGDFKTAIAYYHQSISMQPDLASAHYNLKLVLQEQSQNETASTRNPKTLIRA, from the coding sequence ATGCAGATTGATATAATTGATAATTTTGAAACATTTAAGGAAAGAAGAGAAAATTGGGATTCTGTATACGCTGTCGATTCTCAGGCTCAGTTCTTCTTATCTTGGGTTTGGCTATCTGGATGGTTGCAGATGGTGCATGAGCCGTGGTTCATATTAGCTGCCAAACCAGATACCCACGATTCATCCTATGTTGCGTTTTTCCCTCTGAAAATTGTACTAGAACAGCAGGATGGAGGTGGCTTTTATACTCAACTCTACATGGCAGGAAATAGCGTGGCAGATTACACCGGACTTATTTGCCTGCCAGGTTATGAACAAGAGGTAATTCCTGCTTTTGCCGCTTACATCCAACAGCAGTTAACATGGTCTAGTTTCAATGTACAAAATATTCTAGAAACAGATACACGCATGTCTCTCTTCTTGAGGCATTTCTCTAGAGATACTTTTGAGTTCAGTCAACACCGCATTCAAAATCAGGGAGAAGATACTGATAATTATATTGCCCCTTATGTTTCATTAGCAGACGACTGGGATCAATATCTGCAAAATGACGTAGGTTCAAATACTCGCCAAAAAATAAGACGCTTTTTAAAGAAAATCGAAAGTGACGAGTTTCATATTACCCACGTTGACGCAAACAATCTGGAGTCTCATATTGAGATACTACTCAAGTTCTGGGAGTCTAAATGGAGAGATAAAAAAGGGGATAAGTGTGACGTAATTATGAATTACGTTCGCGCTATTTTACGTCATTGTTTTGAAAATAACTGTCTGTATTTACGGGTTCTATGGAAAGGGGACACACCTTTAGGAGCGATCGCTAACTTTGTTGATGTTCATCAAAAATCCATGCTATTCTCCATTACAGGTCGCGATGAAACTTTTAAAAATCCGCCACCTGGACTTATCCTCCATGCTGACGCTATCCGATACGCTATTCAAAATGGATTTAAAGTTTACGACTTTTTAAAGGGAAATGAGGAATATAAGTATTCTTTTGGGGCTAAAGAGCGTCGCATTCAGCATATCGTAGCCAAATACAAAGATTGCCAGAATAGACAACTTGATGTCAGGATTATTCCTTTCGCGCTGCAACTTACTCTTGAGAAGCATCGAGCAAACCGACTCACCGAAGCCGAGCAGGGATACCGTCAGATTCTAGAAACTCAGTCAAATCACCCGGAAGCACTTTATGGACTGGGGGTGTTGATGAGGCAAAAAGGTGAGTACCAAAAAAGTGAAAATCTACTAAAAAGCCTGCTTGAAATTCAGCCCAATTCTATCAAGGCTTTATTTAGCTTGGGGAATTTATATCAAGCTCAAGGTCAATTATCAAAAGCGATAGAAGCCTATAATCAAGTCTTAGCTCTACAGCCACAGGCGATCGCCGTATACAATAACCTTGGCTATGCGCTGCATCAACAAGGTGATGTTGAAGATGCGATCGCTTACTATCAAAAAGCACTCTCGCTACAGCCTGATTGCGTTGAAGCTGAGGTTAACTTAGCCAATGCACTTTATGCCCAAGGTAAGCTCTCCCCAGATAAACAAGCTCATTACGCAGCGATGAACAACGATTTAGGCTTTAAGTGTAAACAGGCAGGGGATTTTAAAACGGCGATCGCCTACTATCACCAGTCCATTTCTATGCAGCCAGACTTGGCATCAGCTCACTATAATTTAAAGCTGGTGCTGCAAGAACAAAGTCAAAATGAAACTGCAAGCACCCGCAATCCAAAAACTCTCATTCGTGCCTAG
- a CDS encoding TonB-dependent receptor: protein MRNLLIISDLSYLQSIDESSIVYGGNVYAGTVTTTTTGLKYATADAGAVAIGETTYTNAQTKTNVQNLGSLDYSRADATATAYAKTGNQTALSRSSSTSISLDLTNR, encoded by the coding sequence GTGAGAAACTTATTGATCATCTCTGACTTAAGTTATTTACAATCGATTGACGAAAGCAGCATTGTGTATGGTGGCAATGTTTACGCTGGTACAGTTACCACAACAACAACCGGACTTAAATATGCCACAGCTGATGCAGGTGCAGTTGCTATCGGTGAGACTACTTATACTAATGCTCAAACCAAGACAAATGTTCAAAACTTGGGTAGCCTTGACTATAGTCGAGCCGATGCAACAGCCACAGCATATGCAAAAACTGGAAACCAAACTGCTTTATCTCGGAGTAGTAGTACTTCAATTTCACTTGATTTAACCAACCGTTAA
- a CDS encoding peptidylprolyl isomerase: MSDILTITDLDIIHSIKLSCQIPDVVKAIASQKIIVQATEEASIKLTEAELQQEGDNLRLAKKLVKAKDTWTWLEKHHLSVNEFEELIYNNVLSRKLANHLFSSHVEKFFYEHQLDYVAAVTYEVIFEDRDLALELFYALEEDEITFPEIARQYIQEPELRRAYGYQGLRYRKDFRPEIAAAVFLASAPKIIKPITTSKGVHFIWVEEVIQPQLDEQLREKIISELFSEWLKQQIQVLEIVTKLDSDGNLQPQSEVLKPA; this comes from the coding sequence ATGTCCGATATTCTGACGATTACTGATTTAGACATTATTCATAGCATCAAACTTTCCTGCCAAATTCCTGATGTAGTAAAAGCGATCGCATCTCAAAAAATTATTGTCCAAGCAACTGAAGAAGCTAGCATTAAGCTGACGGAAGCAGAACTACAGCAAGAAGGAGATAACTTACGCCTAGCCAAGAAGCTTGTCAAAGCTAAAGATACATGGACATGGTTAGAAAAACACCATCTGTCTGTCAATGAGTTTGAAGAATTAATCTATAACAACGTTCTTTCCAGGAAGTTGGCGAATCATCTGTTTTCATCTCACGTCGAAAAGTTCTTTTATGAACACCAACTAGATTATGTGGCTGCTGTTACCTATGAGGTCATCTTTGAAGATAGAGACTTGGCTTTAGAGCTTTTTTATGCCCTCGAAGAAGACGAAATCACTTTTCCAGAAATCGCTCGCCAATATATCCAAGAACCGGAACTTCGCCGTGCTTATGGATATCAGGGACTCCGATACCGCAAAGATTTCCGTCCAGAAATTGCAGCCGCTGTATTTCTTGCTTCTGCTCCAAAAATTATCAAACCGATTACCACCTCAAAAGGAGTGCATTTCATTTGGGTGGAAGAAGTCATTCAACCCCAATTAGATGAGCAGTTACGCGAAAAAATCATTTCTGAATTGTTTTCTGAGTGGTTAAAGCAACAAATTCAGGTTTTGGAAATTGTCACTAAGTTAGACTCGGATGGCAATTTGCAACCACAGTCAGAAGTGCTGAAGCCGGCTTAA
- a CDS encoding HlyD family efflux transporter periplasmic adaptor subunit produces MPYTSLNSSSTLAKDEKDEYRNYAETNKSTEVLPGREREGDAQDLYYGTEELLDALPRVWTRGVLYVLVGFAVIALPWASISKVDETGSAKGRIEPKGATQKLDSQAGGSVKAVRVKEGDTVTAGQVLLELESDILQTEMQQAQEKLSGLQNQRVQLDVLKKQLQLTLGVQEQQNQSQALEKMSQVNQAKQNLDAKRSTYNLQKLEKQALVNQAQQQISTTENDQKSAQARLDIDSRQVQRFSQLVNDGAVSANQVDQLKKEEQESKRLYERAQSDIKQATLRLQEEQNRYQATISQLESDIKQAKLRLQEEQNSYQSLLQNGQLALLRNQQQLKDLDTQIGALQSQIAQAGSQITSLKLQMQQRVVRSPIDGVIFELPTTKAGAVIQPGQRIAQIAPKNSGFVLKANMPIQDSGFLKVGMLVKVKFDAYPFQEYGVSQGKVTWISPDSKASVTPQGTIENFELEIALDKQYVQNGEKRIQLSAGQTANAEVIIRQRRVIDFVLDPFKKLQKGGLEM; encoded by the coding sequence AGAGAAAGAGAAGGTGATGCCCAAGATTTATATTACGGCACCGAAGAACTCCTGGATGCCTTACCTAGGGTATGGACACGCGGTGTGCTGTATGTACTCGTAGGCTTTGCCGTCATTGCCTTACCTTGGGCAAGCATCTCGAAAGTAGATGAGACTGGAAGCGCAAAAGGACGTATAGAACCCAAAGGTGCAACGCAAAAATTAGACTCTCAAGCAGGTGGCAGTGTCAAAGCTGTCAGGGTCAAAGAAGGTGACACCGTAACAGCAGGGCAGGTTCTGTTAGAACTTGAGTCTGATATCTTGCAAACGGAAATGCAACAGGCTCAGGAAAAGCTATCTGGACTGCAAAATCAACGGGTGCAACTGGATGTACTCAAAAAACAATTACAGTTGACTCTTGGGGTTCAGGAGCAACAAAACCAATCCCAAGCCCTAGAAAAGATGTCCCAAGTCAACCAGGCAAAACAAAACCTGGATGCTAAACGAAGTACTTATAACCTACAAAAGCTAGAAAAACAGGCATTAGTCAATCAGGCACAGCAGCAGATTAGCACCACTGAAAATGACCAGAAGTCGGCTCAAGCTCGTTTGGATATAGATTCAAGACAAGTCCAACGCTTTAGTCAACTAGTGAATGATGGTGCCGTTTCTGCAAACCAAGTTGACCAACTCAAAAAAGAAGAACAAGAAAGCAAACGGCTCTACGAAAGAGCGCAATCTGACATTAAGCAAGCAACACTCCGACTGCAAGAAGAACAGAATCGCTACCAGGCAACAATCAGTCAGCTGGAGTCTGATATCAAGCAAGCAAAACTCCGACTGCAAGAGGAGCAAAATAGCTATCAAAGCTTGTTGCAAAACGGTCAATTGGCGCTTCTGAGAAATCAGCAACAACTCAAAGACTTAGATACACAAATTGGGGCACTGCAATCTCAAATCGCTCAAGCAGGAAGCCAAATCACATCCTTAAAGCTTCAGATGCAGCAAAGAGTAGTGCGATCGCCTATTGATGGAGTGATTTTTGAGTTGCCAACCACCAAAGCCGGAGCGGTGATACAACCAGGTCAGCGGATTGCCCAAATTGCACCCAAAAATAGTGGCTTCGTACTCAAAGCGAATATGCCTATTCAGGATAGCGGCTTCTTGAAGGTGGGAATGTTAGTCAAAGTCAAGTTTGATGCTTATCCCTTCCAGGAATATGGCGTCAGCCAAGGTAAAGTTACTTGGATTTCTCCCGACTCCAAAGCAAGCGTTACACCCCAAGGAACCATAGAAAACTTTGAGTTAGAAATCGCCTTAGACAAGCAGTATGTCCAAAATGGTGAGAAACGCATTCAATTAAGCGCCGGTCAGACAGCAAACGCCGAAGTAATTATTCGCCAACGACGCGTGATTGACTTTGTTTTAGATCCGTTTAAGAAACTGCAAAAAGGCGGTTTAGAGATGTAG